In a genomic window of Streptococcus oralis subsp. tigurinus:
- a CDS encoding DUF1846 domain-containing protein, whose amino-acid sequence MKKQAFSSEQYLNLQRDHILERINQFDGKLYLEFGGKMLEDFHAARVLPGYEPDNKIKLLQELKEQVEVVIAINASNIEHSKARGDLGISYDQEVLRLIDKFNELGIFVGSVVITQYAGQPAADAFRNQLDKNGIDSYLHYPIKGYPTDMDHIISPEGMGKNDYIKTSRNLIVVTAPGPGSGKLATCMSNMYHDQLNGIKSGYAKFETFPVWNLPLHHPVNLAYEAATADLDDVNMIDPFHLQTYGETTVNYNRDIEIFPVLKRMLERILGESPYASPTDMGVNMVGFAITDNEAAIEASKQEIIRRYYQTVLDFKAEKVGETAVKKIELLMNDLGITPADRQVAVAARQKAEETGGPALALELPSGEVVTGKNSELFGPTAAALINAIKKSADIAKEVKLIEPEVVKPIQGLKIDHLGSRNPRLHSNEILIALAITAMENPDAARAMEELGNLKGSEAHSTIILTDEDKNVLRKLGINVTFDPYYQYDRLYRK is encoded by the coding sequence ATGAAAAAACAAGCTTTTAGTTCTGAACAATATTTGAATCTACAACGCGACCACATCTTGGAGCGCATCAACCAATTTGACGGCAAACTCTATTTGGAGTTTGGTGGCAAAATGTTAGAAGATTTCCACGCTGCTCGCGTTCTTCCTGGTTATGAGCCTGACAACAAAATCAAGCTCTTGCAAGAATTGAAAGAGCAGGTTGAGGTTGTGATCGCCATTAACGCAAGCAACATCGAGCATTCTAAAGCGCGTGGCGACCTGGGCATTTCTTATGACCAAGAAGTTCTCCGTTTGATTGACAAATTCAATGAGCTGGGAATTTTTGTTGGTTCGGTTGTCATCACACAATACGCTGGCCAACCAGCTGCAGATGCCTTCCGCAACCAGTTAGATAAAAACGGAATTGATTCTTATCTTCATTATCCAATCAAAGGATATCCGACGGATATGGACCACATCATTTCTCCAGAAGGTATGGGGAAAAACGACTACATCAAAACCAGTCGCAACTTGATTGTCGTAACCGCTCCTGGACCTGGTTCTGGAAAATTGGCCACTTGTATGTCCAATATGTACCATGACCAACTCAATGGCATCAAGTCTGGTTACGCTAAGTTTGAAACCTTCCCAGTTTGGAATCTTCCCCTTCATCATCCGGTCAACTTGGCCTACGAGGCTGCAACCGCAGACCTTGATGATGTCAACATGATTGACCCCTTCCATCTTCAAACTTACGGAGAAACTACTGTCAATTACAACCGTGATATCGAAATCTTCCCAGTTCTCAAACGTATGTTGGAACGCATTCTCGGTGAATCTCCATACGCTTCACCAACAGACATGGGTGTCAACATGGTTGGCTTCGCTATTACTGATAATGAAGCTGCTATCGAAGCTTCGAAACAAGAAATCATCCGTCGCTACTATCAGACTGTACTTGATTTTAAAGCTGAAAAAGTCGGAGAAACTGCTGTCAAGAAAATTGAACTGCTCATGAACGACCTCGGCATCACTCCTGCAGACCGTCAGGTTGCTGTTGCTGCACGCCAAAAAGCAGAAGAAACTGGTGGTCCTGCCCTAGCCCTTGAATTGCCAAGCGGGGAAGTCGTGACTGGTAAAAACTCTGAACTCTTTGGTCCTACAGCTGCCGCCTTAATCAATGCCATCAAAAAATCAGCTGATATCGCTAAGGAAGTGAAACTAATCGAGCCTGAAGTCGTCAAGCCAATTCAAGGTCTTAAAATCGATCATCTAGGTAGCCGCAATCCTCGCCTCCACTCAAATGAAATTTTGATTGCGCTAGCCATCACAGCTATGGAAAATCCAGATGCTGCGCGTGCCATGGAAGAACTTGGGAACCTCAAAGGAAGCGAAGCCCACTCAACCATCATCTTGACCGATGAAGACAAGAATGTCCTTCGCAAGCTAGGCATCAACGTAACCTTTGACCCATACTACCAATACGATCGCCTGTATCGTAAGTAA